The proteins below come from a single Micromonospora sp. WMMD1082 genomic window:
- a CDS encoding GNAT family N-acetyltransferase: MTLWRIRATVDDRPGYLSVLTASLALRGVNILTVQVHTTERGAVDDFLVDAPDTLDEADLLAAVERGRGRDCWVARSEARGLADQPTRVLGLATRLVHDPDATGEVLRALLGADEVTWRPAPAAARPGIDDLTMSLADPNGGSYLLRRVAPSFTPAEYARAQALLELGATAARRSTEQVTVVLPDGAELIVRPAVADDLTSVVELHQACSAASRQRRYLGGAGQPSPARLRRLLEPVRGLTLIAATTGSGGAAESVVAMANLLAEGDEAELALLVRDDWQRRGLGSTLLRRLTRQAESAGYAALVLHVQADNAPMLRTLRRLSRPTTIERDGALLTMTMPLAAQVPAPAETSG; encoded by the coding sequence ATGACGCTGTGGCGGATCCGAGCCACCGTGGACGACCGGCCGGGCTACCTGTCGGTGCTCACGGCGAGCCTCGCGTTGCGCGGAGTCAACATCCTCACCGTGCAGGTGCACACCACCGAGCGCGGTGCCGTCGACGACTTCCTCGTCGACGCGCCGGACACTCTCGACGAGGCGGATCTCCTCGCCGCCGTCGAGCGGGGGCGGGGTCGGGACTGTTGGGTGGCACGCAGTGAGGCGCGTGGTTTGGCCGACCAGCCCACCCGGGTGCTCGGGCTGGCCACCCGGCTGGTGCACGACCCGGACGCGACCGGCGAGGTGCTCCGGGCCCTGCTCGGCGCCGACGAGGTGACCTGGCGGCCCGCACCCGCCGCCGCCCGCCCGGGGATCGACGATCTGACCATGTCGCTGGCCGATCCCAACGGCGGGTCGTATCTGCTGCGCCGGGTCGCGCCGAGCTTCACCCCGGCGGAGTACGCCCGGGCGCAGGCGCTGCTGGAGCTGGGTGCCACGGCGGCCCGTCGCAGCACCGAGCAGGTCACCGTGGTTCTGCCGGACGGTGCCGAGCTGATCGTACGCCCCGCCGTCGCGGACGACCTGACGTCGGTGGTCGAGCTGCACCAGGCCTGTTCGGCGGCCAGCCGGCAGCGTCGTTACCTGGGAGGTGCGGGCCAACCCTCCCCGGCCCGCCTGCGCCGGCTGCTGGAGCCGGTCCGTGGGCTGACCCTGATCGCCGCGACGACCGGCTCCGGCGGGGCGGCGGAGTCGGTCGTCGCGATGGCCAACCTGCTCGCCGAGGGCGACGAGGCCGAGCTGGCGCTGCTGGTGCGCGACGACTGGCAGCGGCGCGGGCTGGGCTCGACGCTGCTGCGCCGGCTCACCCGGCAGGCCGAGTCGGCCGGTTACGCGGCGCTGGTGCTGCACGTCCAGGCGGACAACGCACCGATGCTGCGTACGCTGCGCCGACTGTCCCGGCCGACCACGATCGAGCGGGACGGTGCCCTGCTGACCATGACCATGCCCCTGGCCGCCCAGGTGCCGGCACCGGCCGAGACCAGCGGCTGA